The nucleotide sequence GCGCCGGCCGGGATGCCCGCCCACGCGAGTGAGTCGCCCGTGGCCACCACCCGGCCGAGCAGCTGGCGGGGGATCCGTTCGAAGATGACCGCGCTCGTGATCGGGTTGAGGAACCCGGCGCCGAATCCGCCGATCGCCACCACAGGGGCCGCCACCCACAGGGGCGCCCCTGTGGCCAGCACGATGAACCGCGGCGCGCCCGCGATCACGAAGCACACGACGAACACCAGTCGGCGCGGCAGGCGTTGGGCGACCGCGGTCGCGACGAGGCTGCCGCAGACGGCGGACGCGCCCATGACCGTGCTCAGCACGCCGATCGCCGCGGGACCGCCGTGGCCCGAGCGGGCCCAGACCGGGACGAGCACACTGGTCCAGCCCGCGCTGAGCAGGTTGGTGACCCCGATGACGACGAGCATGGAGAGTACGAGCGGCTCGCCGCGCAGCCACCGGAACCCCTCGGCCATGCTCCGCCAGTAGCCCGCCCGCTCAGGCCCTCGTGCCTCCTGCCCGGCGGCGTCCCGGACGCGCCGGCGCGGCGCCAGCACCGCGATGAGCAACGAACCCAGGGCGAACGCGCAGGCGGTGACGACGATGCCGGTCATCGGGCCGGTCACCGCGATCAGCGCCCCGCCCAGCCCCGGCCCGACCGTCATCGCGCCGTTCTCGATGACGCCGCCCACCCCGGTCGCCCGCTCCATCGCCAGCCCGGACCGCTCGGCCGCCTCGGGGATCATCACATCCTTGGCGAGGTCCCCGGGGCCGCGCGCCGCGCCGATCACCGCGACCAGGGCCAGCAGCAGGCCGAAGTGCAGCATCCCGGCCGCGTGCAGGGCGGCAAGGCTCCCCGCCGACAGCGCGCTGACCACGTCCGTGCTCAGCGAGAGCCCACGGGGGCCGATCCTGTCGACGACCGGTCCGGACAGCGCCTTGACTGCCACGTACGGCGCCAGCTCGCAGAACGAGACCAGACCGGTCAGCGCGGCGCTCCCGGTGGTCACCAGCACGAACCACGGGAGGGCGACGGCCGAGATCCGGGTCCCGGTGTTGGCCACGGCCATCGCCGCCCACACGCCGACGATCGGCCGCCAGCTGTGGACGGCCGGCGCCTGCGCCGGCCGCGCGCTCACACTGCCCGCGGCCGGCACAGTTCACTTCCGTTCGTCAGGCGCTCGACGGGGTTGCCGAGTGCGACGGTGAGGGTACGCGGGCCACGGAACGGCTCACGGCTGTGCGCGGTACGCAGGTTGTCCACCACCAGCACGTCGCCCTCACGCCAGGGCTCCCGCACGGTGTGTGCCGCGTAGACCTCGTTGATCAGGTCGACCGTCGCCCGGTCCAGTGGCCCGCCGTCCCCGAAGCGGGTGTTGTACGGCAGGCCGTCCTCCCCGAACTCCTCCACCAGGAAGGAGCGCACACCGGGGTCCATCGTCCACTCGTTGAGGAACGCCAGCTGGTTGAACCACACGGGTACACCGCTGACGGGATGGCGCAGCACCGCGGCCGAGCGCCGTGTCGTCGTCAGGCCGTCCGCACCCTGCCATCGCCAGTCGATGCCATGAGCCGCGCAGTGCCGCTCCACGGCCGCGCGGTCGTCCGTCCCGAAGGTGTCCCGCCAGTCCATGCCGACCAGGCCGTTGTGGTTGCGGGTCAGCTCCCAGCCGACGGCCTCGGCTCGTGAGCGCAGCCGCGCGGGCAGCGCACGGAGCACGGCGGCGCCGTCGGCGAGGGCGGTGGCGCCTCCCTCGTGGGGCGCCTCAAGACAGCAGTGGACGAGCCGGCTCGGGAAGGACGGCGCGTAGCTCAGCTCGTGGTGCATGCACATCGGCTGCTCGGAGGGCCACTCGTTCGGTGACAGCAGGCCGGCACCCAGCGTCCGGCGTGGCGCGAAGGGCTCGTGATCGCCCGTCAGCTCGTCGATCAGGGCGCCGCTGACGGCGGCGGCCTCGTCGGCGTCGCGCACGGCCAGGCCGCGCACGAGCACGCAGCCGTGCCGCAGGACGGCCGCGTCCAGGGCGCCGCGGTGAAGCGCGGCCCAGGCGGCGGGGGAGCGGGAACCGGGCCGGGCGGTGACGATCGGCGGGCGCCCCGGTTCGACGGTGAGGTCGAGTTCCGGGGCGGCGCCCTTGACGGGGGCGGCGCTCGGGTGGGCGGGCAACGGCATGGGATACCTCCGGGGTGGTGGTGGCCGCGGCGGTGCGGCCCGGCCTCAGAGGGCCGGCCAGGCCGCCGGGCGGGGGAGTCGCGCTCGGTCGCGCTTGCCGGTACGCGTACGCGGCAGCGCGTCGATCAGGACGACGAGATCGGGGACTGCCGCGGCGGGCAGCCGGGACGCCAGGTGGCGGCGGAGGTCCGACGGGGTCGCTGAGCCCGCGACCGCCGCGTAGCCGACAAGGCGCCGCTCGCCAGGGCCGAACGCGTGCGCGGCCACCGCGGCCTCGCGGACGTCGGGACACTTCTCCAGCACGGCCTCGACCTCCTCCAGCTCGACCCGGTTGCCGCGCACCTTGACCTGGTTGTCCCTGCGGCCGGCGAAGGCCAGTTCACCCGCGGGCAGCAGCTGGCCGAGATCCCCCGTCCGGTAGAGCGTGCCGCCGGGCAGCCACGGGTCGGGAAGGTAGGCGAGGGTCGTCTCCCGGGGCCTGCGGTGGTAGCCCCCGGCGAGGAAGTCGCTGCGCAGATGGATCTCGCCCGTCACGCCGACCGGGCAGGGGCGCAGGTGCCGGTCGAGTACGAGGACTTCCCGCCCGGCGATGGGGCGCCCGATCGGGACCGTGGCCGGGAACTCCTCGCCGGGCGCGAGGGGCCGGTGGGTGGCGAGGATGCACTCGGTGGGCCCGTAGAGGTTGTGCAGCCGGGGCGGGTCCGGCCAGCAGCGGTGCCACTGTTCGACCAGGTCGGGCGGGAGCGCCTCGCCGGCGAGCAGGACATGCTGAAGGGCCGTGGCAGCGGCCGTGGTGGGGGCAGGGTGTGGTGGCCCGGCGGGCCCTTCGTCCTTCTCGTCGGCGAGGGCCTCCAGCATCAGCCGGAGGAAGGCCGGCACCGTCTGGAGCTGGGTGACGCGCTCACGGCGCAGCCACCGCAGCACGGCGGGTGGATCGCGCCGTGCGCCCTCGGGAGGCACGCACAGGGTGGCTCCGGTGGACAGCGCGGCGAACACCTCGGTGTACGCCGCGTCGTAGGTGAAGGGTGCCCACTGGGCGATGCGGCTGCCCGGCCCGATCGCGAAGGTGTCCTGCTGCCAGGCGGCGAACTGGCTGAACGAGGCGTGCGGAAGGGCGATGCCCTTCGGGACGCCGGTCGAGCCGGACGTGTGCACCAGGCACAGGGGAGTGTCGGGACGGACGGCGATGTCGTCGGGAGGGACAACAGTGGTGTCGCCCAGGGGGACACCGGTGCCGGGCGTGACCGGTGGGTCCGGGGCGGCGGACACGACCGGCAGCTCGGCCAACGGGCCTGCCGGGCCGCCCGGTTCGCGGTCGTCGCCGCCCGGCTCCGGGGCGGTCAGCAGACACACCGGGCGCGCGTCGGCCGTGATCGCCGCGACGCGGTCGGCCGGGTCGGCCGGGTTGAGGCACACGAAGGCCGCGCCCGTGCGGGCGACCGCGATCAGCGCCGCGGCCTGGACGGGCCCGGCGGGCAGCCGGAGGGCGACGAACCGGCCGGGGCCCGCACCGGCTCCGCGCAACCGGTGGGCGATCCGGTCGCTCCACTCCGCGAGTTGCCGGTAGGTGGTGTCGCGTTCCTCGTGCCGGACGGCGACCGCGTCGGGACTGCGCTCGGCGTGACGGCGCACGAGTTGATGGATACCGACCGTCCGTGGGCCGTCGGCCGGGCGCCGGGACGCGACCGGGCGCGTGCTCGGCACCCCTGGCGGGTCGATGCCGTCGAGGAGGGCGTGCGGGTCGGCGGCGACCGTGCGCAGAACGGTCGTGAGGTGTGCGGCGAACCGGTCGGCGGGTGCGAAGGACAGCCAGGCGGACGGCCAGGACAGGACGGTGCGCGGCCCGTCGGCACTGAGATCGGGCAGGCGGAGTCGGGCGTCCGGTGGAGCCGTTACGAGGGTGGCGGTGACGCCGGGCAGGTCGAGCCGGGGCGGCGCGGGATCCTCGCGGTGGCCGAACAGGGCGTGGCACAGG is from Streptomyces sp. NBC_00370 and encodes:
- a CDS encoding MFS transporter, with translation MPAAGSVSARPAQAPAVHSWRPIVGVWAAMAVANTGTRISAVALPWFVLVTTGSAALTGLVSFCELAPYVAVKALSGPVVDRIGPRGLSLSTDVVSALSAGSLAALHAAGMLHFGLLLALVAVIGAARGPGDLAKDVMIPEAAERSGLAMERATGVGGVIENGAMTVGPGLGGALIAVTGPMTGIVVTACAFALGSLLIAVLAPRRRVRDAAGQEARGPERAGYWRSMAEGFRWLRGEPLVLSMLVVIGVTNLLSAGWTSVLVPVWARSGHGGPAAIGVLSTVMGASAVCGSLVATAVAQRLPRRLVFVVCFVIAGAPRFIVLATGAPLWVAAPVVAIGGFGAGFLNPITSAVIFERIPRQLLGRVVATGDSLAWAGIPAGAALAGVLVGVVGLVPVLLGGGILAFAATMLPVLRPEWKEMDRERPDADRDGLDPDREGRGPNGETEGQGVATATESSSSART
- a CDS encoding TauD/TfdA family dioxygenase produces the protein MPLPAHPSAAPVKGAAPELDLTVEPGRPPIVTARPGSRSPAAWAALHRGALDAAVLRHGCVLVRGLAVRDADEAAAVSGALIDELTGDHEPFAPRRTLGAGLLSPNEWPSEQPMCMHHELSYAPSFPSRLVHCCLEAPHEGGATALADGAAVLRALPARLRSRAEAVGWELTRNHNGLVGMDWRDTFGTDDRAAVERHCAAHGIDWRWQGADGLTTTRRSAAVLRHPVSGVPVWFNQLAFLNEWTMDPGVRSFLVEEFGEDGLPYNTRFGDGGPLDRATVDLINEVYAAHTVREPWREGDVLVVDNLRTAHSREPFRGPRTLTVALGNPVERLTNGSELCRPRAV
- a CDS encoding amino acid adenylation domain-containing protein encodes the protein MPVVTARLDGALDVGALEAALTEGPPSCRLSPSLRTLDLSRLDAGRQQRVAADLVAAQGPGGSAHLLRLGDSSWQLALPAHAGGFAAWSLPNALAALGARYARLVAGAPRATPRSDGGRAGPTHLTEAPPADLAHWTRVGAGLPDNAGLPVAPPRSDAEGAGPPGTAYLAAGDAPARAADALGTTPEAVLIAAFAAVLGRYLPSDDLLVGAPADPNCPPGRPDHPVHLPHTLPLAIHLGTAEDSSFDRLVRRVEDALAAARAHRAVPVAALTGVLGAPPEALCHALFGHREDPAPPRLDLPGVTATLVTAPPDARLRLPDLSADGPRTVLSWPSAWLSFAPADRFAAHLTTVLRTVAADPHALLDGIDPPGVPSTRPVASRRPADGPRTVGIHQLVRRHAERSPDAVAVRHEERDTTYRQLAEWSDRIAHRLRGAGAGPGRFVALRLPAGPVQAAALIAVARTGAAFVCLNPADPADRVAAITADARPVCLLTAPEPGGDDREPGGPAGPLAELPVVSAAPDPPVTPGTGVPLGDTTVVPPDDIAVRPDTPLCLVHTSGSTGVPKGIALPHASFSQFAAWQQDTFAIGPGSRIAQWAPFTYDAAYTEVFAALSTGATLCVPPEGARRDPPAVLRWLRRERVTQLQTVPAFLRLMLEALADEKDEGPAGPPHPAPTTAAATALQHVLLAGEALPPDLVEQWHRCWPDPPRLHNLYGPTECILATHRPLAPGEEFPATVPIGRPIAGREVLVLDRHLRPCPVGVTGEIHLRSDFLAGGYHRRPRETTLAYLPDPWLPGGTLYRTGDLGQLLPAGELAFAGRRDNQVKVRGNRVELEEVEAVLEKCPDVREAAVAAHAFGPGERRLVGYAAVAGSATPSDLRRHLASRLPAAAVPDLVVLIDALPRTRTGKRDRARLPRPAAWPAL